In the Vanessa cardui chromosome 10, ilVanCard2.1, whole genome shotgun sequence genome, one interval contains:
- the LOC124532717 gene encoding uncharacterized protein LOC124532717, with protein sequence MDIYGYPPYQYNQPDELAKQMFAQQALASSAAYNRETPGPHLMPVPTGAPWNVQSLPWSLHSPPNLVQFTAQTPEDAKITPVVHCKRKSLDIEPVIPTKQFITEEKMAAHLSGLHISSNYTQHSLASEDVMELSVEPNTMSISEKLKGHTIVLSEDVKKLQEEPILPTSLIERLQKPQMSLVVWKPRENVLKKIKEEKESSDEDTPKKRNGVLVAEHGRIDMDI encoded by the exons ATGGATATCTATGGATACCCTCCGTATCAATATAATCAACCAGATGAACTTGCCAAACAAATGTTCGCTCAACAAGCTCTTGCCTCATCAGCTGCATATAATCGCGAAACACCTGGACCACATCTCATGCCGGTGCCAACTGGAGCTCCGTGGAATGTTCAAAGTCTTCCCTGGAGCTTGCACTCTCCTCCGAATCTAGTTCAATTTACAGCACAAACCCCTGAAGATGCTAAAATTACGCCAGTGGTACACTGTAAAAGAAAGAGCTTAGACATCGAACcagtaat CCCTACAAAGCAATTTATAACAGAAGAAAAAATGGCAGCACATTTAAGTGGTCTCCATATATCATCCAATTACACGCAACACTCATTGGCCTCCGAAGATGTAATGGAATTGAGCGTGGAGCCAAACACCATGAGCATCAGCGAGAAATTGAAAGGTCACACAATAGTATTGTCAGAAGATGTAAAGAAATTGCAAGAGGAGCCCATTTTACCCACCTCACTCATTGAAAG attacAAAAGCCTCAAATGTCCTTAGTTGTGTGGAAACCCAGGGAGAATgtcttaaagaaaattaaagaagaaaaagaatCATCTGATGAAGATACTCCCAAAAAGAGAAATGGTGTTCTTGTTGCAGAACATGGACGAATAGACatggatatttaa